In the Flavobacterium sp. 90 genome, TTTTCCAGAAAAAGATCAATCATGTCTTTTCTAAAATCTGCTTCACCGCTTGAAACCTCATCAATAAAAGAAAAATCGATTATTCTCTTTTGTATCGGATCAACATCTTTAGTGATGACTGTTTTTATAGCTTCTAAAAGTTGTTCCTGCTTAAAAGGTTTAGGAACGTAAGCATTCATCCCAATTTTATAACAAAGTTCCTGCTCGCCTACGAGCGAGTGCGCGGTCATTGCAATAATAGGAACTTTTAAGTTCATTTCGTTTCTGATGTATTCTGTCGTTTGATAACCGTCTTTTATTGGCATCTGAAGATCCATTAATACTAAGTCATATTCATTTTTGGATAAAAGGGCGATTCCATCTTCACCATTTCCAACAATATCCAGTTTAAAGCCAAAATTTTGAATAACACTTTTTACCAGTTTTTGGTTTAAAACATTGTCTTCGCAAAGCAATATTTTAAGATCTCCGTGATTACAGGCAGTTGTTGTTTCAACCGTGGTTTCAATATGATTCGTTTTCTTATAAGTAAGAATAAAGAAAAATTCTGAACCAAATCCGGGTTTACTTTTTACCTGAATTTCAGAGTTCTGCAATTCAATAAGTTGTTTTACAATATTAAGACCAAGTCCTGTGCCGCCAAATTTTCGTGTTGTGCTTTCTTCGGCTTGTGTAAATCTTTCGAAAATGCTTTTAAGTTTAGCTTCATTAATTCCAATTCCGGTGTCTTTTACAGAGAATCTAAGCGAGTATTGATCATTAGTTTCATCAATCTTTTTTACCGAAATCGTTACTTCACCTTCTTCTGTAAATTTTAGTGCATTTCCGGCAAGGTTAACCAGTATTTGATTCAATCGTCCCTGATCGCCAATTACCATTTCCGGCATATCGGCATCTAGAAAAAGATTGAATTCGACATTTGCTGAAACTTTTACTTTTAGTAAATCATAAACGTGTTTCAGTGTATTTTTTAAATGGAACGGTTCTTCATCGATAGTCAGGTTTCCGGATTCAATTTTGGATAGATCCAGAATATCATTTACGATTAAAAGTAAATTCTCCTGAGCAATTTGTACACTATTAATATAATCACGTTGAATTGTATCGAGAAAAGTTTGTGCCAGAAGATCTGTAAAACCAATAATAGCATTTAAAGGCGTTCTGATTTCGTGACTCATATTAGCAAGAAAACTGTCTTTTGCGAGAACTGCACGTTCGGCAATTTTTTTCTGAGCCGCCAGGTCAATATTTTTTGTTCTTAATTCTAATTGATTGATAATGTGCTTTGCCACAATTGAAAGTGCATTTCGCTGATTTTCATTCAACTCTTTAGAGACATGGTCGATTGCACAAATAGTTCCAATATTATAACCGTCAGGCGTTGTAAGTGGGATTCCGGCATAGAATCTCACCTTAAAACCATCAAGAACATTAGGATCGTTTTTGAATCTTTCGTTTAAAAAAGTATCGGATATTTCAACCAATTCGGATTGCATAATTGTATATCTGCAAAAACTAATATCACGAGGGACTTCTGTTACTCCAATTCCAATTTCAGATTTAAACCATTGTCTGTTTTCATCTATAAAAGAAATATGCGCAATGGGCACACTACAGATATAAGCAACGAGTGCTGTTGCATCATCAAAAGCATATTCAGGCAAAGTATCGAGAATATTATATCGTTTTAATGCAGCAAGTCGCTCTTTCTCGTTCTTAGGTACAGGTTGTTGTAGATTATTCATTCAGTCAATAGGGAAAATGCAAAAGTATAGAGAATGTGATATAAACATATGTTAAATATGGCTTAGAACTGATTATTTCGCTATTTTAGAGGGAAAATTATACTATTTGAAAAATAAAATAAGAATATACTTCTACAAAAATGTTTGTGAAAGTTCTCTTTAATTTTAGGAAGAAATGCGCATGTTCTAAAAATATAGTATTAATTTAACTGCTCAAATAAGATAGGAGGAGACTGTGTATTTAAAATAAGTATTGGCGTCTAATCTTAAGGATCTTAAAAATAAAATACCATGGAAAATTTAAAAAAAGTGTACATAGCCGGAGGTTGTTTTTGGGGAATGGAAGACCTGTTTCGTGTGCGACCTGGAGTAAAAGATACCGAAGTTGGTTATATTGGTGGAGACAACGAAAATCCAACTTATCCAAATCATCCGGGACATGCAGAAGGAATAGAAATTACATACGATGCAAACGAAACTTCGTATAAAGAATTATTAGACTATTTTTTCAGAATGCATGATCCAACAACGATAGACAGACAAGGTAATGACAGAGGTTCAAGTTACCGATCTGCCTTATTTATTCAGAATGAGGAGGAAAAACAAGATGCTGAAGAAGTAATTAAAATTGTTGATGATTCAGGCAAATGGCCTGGCAAAGTTGTTACAACACTGGAACCTTATTCTAAATTTTGGACTGCCGAAGAATATCATCAGGATTATCTTGTGAAGAATCCAAACGGTTATACTTGCCATTTTGAGCGATTCGGAACTTCTTTTTTATAAATGAAATTATTTCAGAAAAAGCATATATAGACACTAGATTTGCTGGCATACTGATAATCAGGCATTTTTTTGAATTATGATTAACCTATTAAGTACAGTAGATTATGATTGTATAATAGCTATTGGTTTATTATAAAAAATAACTCTAAGTTGAACCCACAAACAAATTAAATAAAAAAATTTGTCATGAAGATTAAAATAGA is a window encoding:
- a CDS encoding ATP-binding protein, translating into MNNLQQPVPKNEKERLAALKRYNILDTLPEYAFDDATALVAYICSVPIAHISFIDENRQWFKSEIGIGVTEVPRDISFCRYTIMQSELVEISDTFLNERFKNDPNVLDGFKVRFYAGIPLTTPDGYNIGTICAIDHVSKELNENQRNALSIVAKHIINQLELRTKNIDLAAQKKIAERAVLAKDSFLANMSHEIRTPLNAIIGFTDLLAQTFLDTIQRDYINSVQIAQENLLLIVNDILDLSKIESGNLTIDEEPFHLKNTLKHVYDLLKVKVSANVEFNLFLDADMPEMVIGDQGRLNQILVNLAGNALKFTEEGEVTISVKKIDETNDQYSLRFSVKDTGIGINEAKLKSIFERFTQAEESTTRKFGGTGLGLNIVKQLIELQNSEIQVKSKPGFGSEFFFILTYKKTNHIETTVETTTACNHGDLKILLCEDNVLNQKLVKSVIQNFGFKLDIVGNGEDGIALLSKNEYDLVLMDLQMPIKDGYQTTEYIRNEMNLKVPIIAMTAHSLVGEQELCYKIGMNAYVPKPFKQEQLLEAIKTVITKDVDPIQKRIIDFSFIDEVSSGEADFRKDMIDLFLEKIPNEVIELGKAIRNNDYNTAMRICHNMKSSLDIFMLKDLSNYLSTIEKEAKREQFNSETIEKIKALDYEINEVFKILKEI
- the msrA gene encoding peptide-methionine (S)-S-oxide reductase MsrA; its protein translation is MENLKKVYIAGGCFWGMEDLFRVRPGVKDTEVGYIGGDNENPTYPNHPGHAEGIEITYDANETSYKELLDYFFRMHDPTTIDRQGNDRGSSYRSALFIQNEEEKQDAEEVIKIVDDSGKWPGKVVTTLEPYSKFWTAEEYHQDYLVKNPNGYTCHFERFGTSFL